A genomic window from Vanessa atalanta chromosome 7, ilVanAtal1.2, whole genome shotgun sequence includes:
- the LOC125065213 gene encoding signal peptidase complex catalytic subunit SEC11A yields the protein MLDSLFDDVKRMNKRQFIYQVLSFGMIVSSALMIWKGLMVVTGSESPIVVVLSGSMEPAFHRGDLLFLTNYPDEPVRVGEIVVFKVEGRDIPIVHRVLKLHEKNNGTVKFLTKGDNNSVDDRGLYAQGQLWLTKKDVVGRTRGFLPYVGMVTIYMNEYPKFKFAVLGCLAIYVLVHRE from the exons ATGTTGGACAGTTTATTTGACGATGTTAAGCGAATGAACAAGAGACAG TTTATTTACCAAGTTCTTAGCTTTGGTATGATAGTATCGTCAGCTCTTATGATATGGAAGGGTTTAATGGTCGTAACAGGCAGTGAGAGTCCTATTGTTGTTGTGCTCTCAGGAAGTATGGAACCTGCTTTTCATAGAGGAGATTTATTGTTTCTCACTAACTATCCCGACGAACCAGTGCGTGTCGGTGAAATTGTAGTTTTTAAAGTGGAGGGCCGTGACATTCCGATTGTTCACAGAGTTTTGAAGCTTCATGAAAA gaacAATGGCACTGTTAAATTTTTGACTAAAGGTGACAATAATAGTGTTGATGATCGAGGTCTGTATGCTCAGGGTCAGCTTTGGCTGACTAAGAAGGATGTTGTTGGTCGTACTAGAGGATTTTTACCCTATGTTGGAATGGTCACAATTTATATGAATGAATATCCTAAGTTTAag tTTGCTGTTCTTGGCTGTTTAGCAATTTATGTACTAGTACATAGAGAGTGA